A genomic window from Bubalus bubalis isolate 160015118507 breed Murrah chromosome X, NDDB_SH_1, whole genome shotgun sequence includes:
- the LOC102404247 gene encoding CD63 antigen has translation MVVEGGMKCVKALLYVLLVTCCICAVGLIAVGLGAKLDLNQTTNWGATPESLAPVVIIAMGVCLFLVAFVGCYGAWKKDYCLMIMLAICLSLIMLAEVVAVVAGYMLKDKVMSESNKDFQQQIQNYQKNNHMSSIMDRMQEHFKCCRAANYTDREYILLTTKQIPGSYYVSITKGCGINFSIKEMHAESCVVKTGGWLRSKVVIATGLSIAFMEVLGIVFACCLVKVIRRGYDDVRGLVSSARLNRGVG, from the coding sequence ATGGTGGTGGAAGGAGGAATGAAGTGTGTCAAGGCCTTGCTCTATGTTCTTCTGGTGACCTGTTGCATCTGTGCAGTGGGACTGATTGCTGTGGGCTTAGGGGCCAAGCTCGACCTGAATCAGACCACTAACTGGGGGGCCACCCCTGAATCCCTGGCGCCCGTGGTCATCATCGCAATGGGTGTATGCCTCTTCCTAGTGGCCTTTGTGGGCTGCTATGGGGCCTGGAAGAAGGACTACTGTCTTATGATCATGCTTGCCATCTGCTTGTCCCTAATCATGCTGGCAGAGGTGGTTGCAGTCGTTGCTGGCTATATGCTTAAAGATAAGGTGATGTCAGAATCTAATAAGGACTTCCAGCAGCAGATACAGAATTATCAAAAAAACAATCACATGTCATCGATTATGGACAGGATGCAAGAACATTTTAagtgctgcagggcagctaactACACAGACCGGGAATACATCCTGCTCACGACCAAGCAAATCCCTGGCTCCTACTATGTCAGCATCACTAAAGGCTGTGGGATTAATTTCAGCATAAAGGAGATGCATGCTGAAAGCTGTGTGGTGAAGACTGGGGGCTGGCTGAGGAGCAAAGTGGTGATTGCAACGGGCTTGAGCATTGCCTTTATGGAGGTCCTGGGTATTGTCTTTGCCTGCTGCCTCGTGAAGGTCATCCGACGTGGTTATGATGATGTCAGGGGTCTGGTCTCTTCAGCCCGCTTAAACAGGGGAGTGGGGTAG